From a single Natronorubrum tibetense GA33 genomic region:
- the pdhA gene encoding pyruvate dehydrogenase (acetyl-transferring) E1 component subunit alpha: MPRSPVAEFTIDRVQVLDQEGRVDESLEPDIDDERLLEWYRTMKHARRLDRRVIALQRRGELGTYAPSTGQEAAQVGSTAALSDDDWTVPAFREHPSALARGLSAQGIFEYAMGLEEGGEPPDDVPIMPPSIAVGTQPLHAAGIGWAEAMNGSDTVALTYFGDGATSEGEVYEAMNLAGVYEAQTIFFCQNNQYAISTPLSKQTRAATLAQKAVAAGIEPIQVDGNDILGVYTVTREAIERARRGVPTLIEATTYRREMHTTADDPSVYRTVEEEEEWEPLDPILRFERYLRDRGILDDETVTEVEREIEEILENDLEAARETAANADPADMFETAYGDPPEFLERQREAFVSDSGREVAPADGSQRGDGGSTATVSGTTEGVERLNMVEAIRETLGAELERDEDVLVYGQDVGVDGGVFRATQGLLDTFPGRVHDAPVAEAGIVGLGVGLSVAGYRPVAEIQFAGFSFQAFSQIHQHVSRIRSRSRGKLTCPMVIRAPYGLGVKALEHHSESYEAGYAHVPGLKVAIPATAGDAAGLLRSAIRNPDPVLFLEPMPLYRAARRPVPEDHTVPLGEARVVEEGSDVTVVTWGAMVREVEGAVDTSELSADVIDLRSISPMDAETVLESVRKTGRCVVVHEAPRTGGFGAEIAARISDEAVWHLEAPIERVAGYDVPVPLFGREDAYRPDEKRIRTAIERVASQ, encoded by the coding sequence ATGCCACGATCACCGGTCGCCGAGTTCACGATCGATCGCGTGCAGGTGCTCGATCAGGAGGGCCGCGTCGACGAATCTCTGGAGCCCGATATCGACGACGAGCGGCTGCTCGAGTGGTACCGGACGATGAAACACGCCCGCCGACTCGACCGGCGGGTGATCGCCCTCCAGCGGCGGGGCGAACTGGGGACGTACGCGCCGTCGACGGGGCAGGAAGCCGCTCAGGTGGGGAGCACCGCGGCGCTCTCGGACGACGACTGGACGGTGCCCGCGTTCCGCGAACACCCGTCGGCGCTCGCCCGCGGGCTGTCCGCACAGGGGATCTTCGAGTACGCAATGGGGCTCGAGGAGGGCGGCGAACCGCCCGATGACGTGCCGATCATGCCGCCGTCGATCGCCGTCGGCACCCAGCCGCTCCACGCCGCCGGAATCGGCTGGGCCGAAGCGATGAACGGCAGCGACACCGTCGCGCTCACCTACTTCGGCGACGGGGCGACCAGCGAGGGCGAGGTGTACGAGGCGATGAATCTGGCGGGGGTCTACGAGGCCCAGACGATTTTCTTCTGCCAGAACAACCAGTACGCGATTTCGACGCCGCTGTCGAAACAGACACGGGCCGCCACCCTCGCCCAGAAGGCCGTCGCCGCGGGTATCGAGCCGATTCAGGTGGATGGGAACGACATCCTTGGCGTCTACACGGTCACGCGGGAGGCGATCGAGCGCGCTCGACGCGGCGTTCCGACGCTCATCGAGGCGACGACCTACCGCCGGGAGATGCACACCACCGCGGACGACCCCTCAGTCTACCGGACGGTCGAAGAGGAAGAGGAGTGGGAACCGTTAGATCCCATCCTCCGGTTCGAGCGCTACCTCCGCGACCGCGGGATCCTCGACGACGAGACCGTCACGGAGGTCGAGCGCGAGATCGAGGAGATCCTCGAGAACGATCTGGAGGCGGCCCGGGAGACCGCCGCAAACGCCGATCCCGCGGACATGTTCGAGACGGCCTATGGCGATCCGCCGGAGTTCCTCGAGCGCCAGCGCGAGGCGTTCGTCAGCGATTCGGGACGCGAGGTAGCCCCCGCAGACGGGAGTCAGCGTGGCGATGGCGGCTCGACGGCGACTGTATCGGGAACCACGGAGGGTGTCGAACGGCTGAATATGGTCGAGGCGATCCGGGAGACGCTGGGCGCGGAGCTAGAACGAGACGAGGACGTCCTCGTCTACGGGCAGGACGTCGGGGTCGACGGCGGCGTCTTCCGGGCGACGCAAGGCTTGCTCGACACGTTTCCGGGACGGGTCCACGACGCCCCGGTCGCAGAAGCCGGCATCGTCGGGCTCGGCGTCGGCCTCTCGGTAGCCGGCTACCGGCCGGTCGCGGAGATCCAGTTCGCCGGGTTCAGCTTTCAGGCGTTCTCTCAGATCCACCAGCACGTCTCGCGAATTCGAAGCCGTTCCCGTGGAAAACTCACCTGTCCGATGGTGATCCGGGCTCCCTACGGACTCGGGGTGAAAGCCCTCGAGCACCACTCCGAGAGCTACGAGGCCGGTTACGCCCACGTGCCGGGACTCAAGGTCGCGATTCCCGCCACCGCAGGTGATGCGGCCGGGTTGCTCCGGTCCGCGATTCGGAACCCCGATCCCGTACTCTTCCTCGAGCCGATGCCGCTGTATCGGGCGGCCCGGCGGCCGGTTCCAGAGGATCATACCGTTCCCCTCGGCGAGGCACGCGTCGTCGAGGAGGGGTCCGACGTCACCGTCGTCACCTGGGGGGCGATGGTCCGCGAGGTCGAGGGGGCCGTCGACACGAGCGAGCTGTCGGCCGACGTGATCGACCTGCGATCGATTAGCCCGATGGACGCCGAGACGGTTCTCGAGTCGGTCCGGAAGACGGGCCGCTGCGTCGTCGTCCACGAAGCGCCGCGGACGGGCGGCTTCGGCGCCGAGATCGCGGCCCGCATCTCTGACGAAGCGGTCTGGCACCTCGAGGCCCCGATCGAACGCGTCGCGGGCTACGACGTTCCGGTGCCGCTGTTCGGTCGCGAGGACGCGTACCGACCCGACGAGAAGCGAATTCGGACCGCGATCGAACGGGTCGCCTCACAGTAA
- a CDS encoding universal stress protein, giving the protein MVDHVLVPVDDSDRSTQALEFACRDYPEARITALHVLDPGDFYAATGIEGGAMANYEEIQDAHESRAEEILKHAREVGAEHGVEIETDHIVGGISRSIVGYADDNDVDHIAIGSHGRTGASRILLGSVAEKVARRSSVPVTIVR; this is encoded by the coding sequence ATGGTAGATCATGTACTCGTTCCCGTTGATGACTCGGATCGGTCGACGCAAGCCCTCGAATTCGCCTGCAGGGATTATCCTGAGGCACGAATCACGGCGTTGCACGTCCTCGATCCGGGCGATTTCTACGCTGCAACGGGGATCGAAGGGGGTGCGATGGCCAACTACGAGGAGATTCAGGACGCTCACGAGAGTCGGGCGGAGGAGATTCTGAAACACGCACGCGAGGTGGGGGCCGAACACGGCGTCGAGATCGAGACGGACCACATCGTCGGTGGCATCTCGCGATCGATCGTCGGGTACGCTGACGACAACGACGTCGACCACATCGCCATCGGCAGCCACGGACGGACGGGCGCGAGTCGTATCCTGCTTGGCAGCGTTGCCGAGAAGGTCGCCCGCCGATCGTCCGTTCCGGTGACAATCGTTCGGTAA
- a CDS encoding helix-turn-helix domain-containing protein, translated as MHPETTQPTDGGERGPTDGFDTWLALQKSTDRTRANLLADIVGHPKGAPSVKELDYMNPSLEADAIRRHLKTLQEVGVLEELEVEPGTRVRGYPYKFYRVSEAARELFDRNDLFPEDAWTRQYERVQKTGEIEEIEAMPRPSP; from the coding sequence ATGCACCCGGAAACGACCCAACCAACCGACGGCGGTGAGCGAGGGCCCACGGACGGGTTCGACACGTGGCTTGCCCTCCAGAAATCGACGGATAGGACTCGTGCGAACCTCCTCGCGGATATCGTTGGTCACCCGAAGGGCGCGCCGAGCGTCAAGGAACTGGACTACATGAATCCCAGCCTCGAGGCGGATGCAATTCGCCGCCACCTCAAGACGCTGCAGGAAGTCGGGGTCCTGGAGGAACTCGAGGTCGAACCCGGAACGCGAGTTCGAGGCTATCCGTACAAGTTCTACCGCGTAAGCGAGGCGGCGCGGGAGCTGTTCGACCGGAACGATCTCTTCCCCGAGGACGCGTGGACGCGACAGTACGAACGAGTGCAGAAGACGGGTGAGATCGAGGAGATCGAAGCGATGCCTCGTCCGAGTCCGTAA
- a CDS encoding serine/threonine-protein kinase RIO2, translating to MVRNVAGLLPELETEDFYLLSGVEQGMRFSEWVQREKLPKFSSLTEEEVDYRLERCLKRGLVEKKTIQYEGYTLQFEGYDILALRALVEQDTISEFGSPLGVGKESDVYEVKSYKPHALKYHREGYTNFREVHKERDYTSDNEHVSWMYTARKAAEREYDILEELYPDVSVPRPIGQNRHAIVMEKMDGVELSRTKLEDAQVLGVLDLLVREVARAYEEGYVHADMSEYNVFVSEAGVKVFDWPQAVPTDHENADEFLRRDLTNIVGYFRRKYPKHVPDELESDDVAESVADGSFETVTDV from the coding sequence ATGGTGCGGAACGTCGCCGGATTACTTCCGGAACTCGAGACCGAAGACTTCTATCTCCTATCGGGGGTCGAGCAGGGAATGCGCTTCTCCGAGTGGGTTCAACGGGAGAAACTCCCGAAGTTCTCGAGCCTAACCGAGGAGGAAGTCGATTACCGGCTCGAACGCTGTCTCAAACGGGGGTTGGTCGAGAAGAAAACGATCCAGTACGAGGGCTACACGCTCCAGTTCGAGGGGTACGATATCCTCGCGCTGCGAGCGCTCGTCGAGCAGGACACGATCAGCGAGTTCGGCTCGCCGCTGGGCGTCGGCAAGGAGAGCGACGTCTACGAGGTCAAATCCTACAAACCCCACGCGCTGAAGTACCACCGCGAGGGGTACACGAACTTCCGGGAAGTCCACAAGGAACGGGACTACACCTCGGACAACGAGCACGTCTCCTGGATGTACACCGCTCGGAAAGCCGCCGAACGGGAGTACGACATCTTAGAAGAGCTGTATCCAGACGTCTCGGTCCCCCGTCCGATCGGTCAGAACCGCCACGCCATCGTCATGGAGAAGATGGACGGCGTCGAACTCTCGCGAACGAAACTCGAGGACGCACAGGTGCTCGGCGTTCTCGACCTGCTCGTTCGCGAGGTCGCGCGCGCGTACGAAGAGGGGTACGTCCACGCGGACATGAGCGAGTACAACGTCTTCGTCAGCGAGGCAGGCGTGAAAGTCTTCGACTGGCCCCAGGCGGTCCCGACCGACCACGAGAACGCCGACGAGTTCCTCCGGCGCGATCTCACGAACATCGTGGGCTACTTCCGGCGGAAGTACCCCAAGCACGTGCCCGACGAACTCGAGAGCGACGACGTCGCGGAATCGGTCGCCGACGGGTCGTTCGAGACGGTGACTGACGTCTGA
- a CDS encoding phosphoribosyltransferase yields MFDDRTGAGNRLAAELETRGLEADIVLGIPRGALPVARPVADALDADLDVVVARKMGAPKNPELALGAVASDGSVWYNEDLIDRLGVSDDYLEEVRASEANNASQKADRYRETSGLPDLEGKRVVVVDDGVATGATARACLRQIRESGAEHVTLAVPVGSPRGLEDLEAEADDVIALEQPQSFRAVGQCYRRFGQVTDAEALEYLERNG; encoded by the coding sequence ATGTTCGACGACAGAACCGGTGCCGGCAATCGACTCGCCGCCGAACTCGAGACCCGCGGCCTCGAGGCCGATATCGTGCTCGGAATTCCACGCGGTGCGCTCCCCGTCGCCCGGCCGGTTGCGGACGCGCTGGACGCCGACCTCGACGTGGTTGTCGCCCGGAAGATGGGTGCGCCAAAGAATCCCGAGCTGGCGCTCGGAGCGGTCGCCAGCGACGGCAGCGTCTGGTACAACGAGGACCTCATCGATCGACTCGGCGTCTCGGACGACTACCTCGAGGAGGTACGGGCGTCGGAGGCGAACAACGCTAGCCAGAAGGCGGATCGCTATCGCGAGACCTCCGGACTACCCGATCTCGAGGGGAAACGCGTGGTGGTCGTCGACGACGGCGTCGCAACGGGTGCGACCGCGAGGGCCTGCCTCCGGCAGATTCGTGAGTCCGGTGCCGAACACGTCACGCTCGCCGTTCCGGTCGGCTCGCCGCGCGGTCTCGAGGACCTCGAGGCCGAAGCCGACGACGTGATCGCACTCGAGCAGCCCCAGTCGTTCCGCGCGGTCGGGCAGTGCTACCGGAGGTTCGGGCAGGTGACTGACGCGGAGGCCCTCGAGTACCTCGAGCGGAACGGTTAG
- a CDS encoding 50S ribosomal protein L15e: MAKSFYSHIKDAWKDPDDGKLGELQWQRKQEWRKEGAIERIERPTRLDKARELGYKAKQGIIVTRVSVRKGTARKERFTAGRRSKRQGVNRIGRRKNIQRIGEERVSRKYPNLRVLNSYWVGEDGSQKWFEVILVDPEHPAIQNDDDLNWICDDAHKNRAFRGLTNAGKANRGLNNRGKGAEKVRPSNNGGKGRGK, from the coding sequence ATGGCAAAAAGCTTCTACTCCCACATCAAGGACGCATGGAAAGACCCCGACGACGGTAAGCTCGGGGAGCTGCAGTGGCAGCGAAAACAGGAATGGCGAAAGGAAGGCGCAATCGAGCGAATCGAGCGCCCGACCCGCCTCGACAAGGCGCGCGAACTCGGCTACAAGGCCAAGCAGGGCATCATCGTGACCCGGGTCTCGGTCCGCAAGGGGACCGCCCGGAAGGAACGATTCACGGCCGGTCGCCGATCCAAGCGCCAGGGTGTCAACCGCATCGGGCGGCGTAAGAACATCCAGCGTATCGGCGAGGAGCGCGTCTCCCGAAAGTACCCCAACCTGCGCGTGCTCAACAGCTACTGGGTCGGGGAAGACGGCTCGCAGAAGTGGTTCGAAGTGATCCTCGTGGATCCCGAACACCCCGCCATCCAGAACGACGACGATCTCAACTGGATCTGCGACGACGCACACAAGAACCGCGCGTTCCGTGGCCTCACCAACGCTGGCAAGGCCAACCGCGGTCTCAACAACCGCGGCAAGGGCGCCGAGAAGGTCCGCCCGTCGAACAACGGCGGCAAAGGCCGCGGCAAGTAA
- a CDS encoding arsenate-mycothiol transferase ArsC produces the protein MTDDDTHVAFVCVQNAGRSQMATAYAEREREARGLTDAVVIHTGGTHPADAVHDIVREAMGENGIDLAGREPRYIDDETLESCDYVATMGCSTLSLEAETSVRDWDLPDPHGEDLETVHEIREEIRTRVESLFDELEATRDE, from the coding sequence ATGACTGATGACGACACTCACGTTGCGTTCGTCTGCGTCCAGAACGCTGGCCGAAGCCAGATGGCGACCGCATACGCCGAACGCGAGCGAGAGGCGCGCGGTCTCACCGACGCGGTCGTGATCCACACCGGCGGCACGCACCCCGCGGACGCCGTCCACGATATCGTCCGCGAGGCGATGGGCGAGAACGGGATCGACCTGGCCGGGCGCGAGCCACGGTACATCGACGACGAGACGCTCGAGTCCTGTGATTACGTCGCGACGATGGGTTGTTCGACGCTCTCGCTCGAGGCCGAGACGAGCGTCCGCGACTGGGATCTGCCCGATCCCCACGGCGAAGACCTCGAGACGGTCCACGAGATCCGCGAGGAGATTCGAACGCGAGTCGAGTCGCTGTTCGACGAACTCGAAGCGACTCGCGACGAATAA
- the glmS gene encoding methylaspartate mutase subunit S, giving the protein MTKTVILGVIGSDAHVVGITILEQAFEAAGFNVVNLGVQTSQDEFVDAATAHDAEAVLVSSLYGHAEQDCEGLHQEMQDADLEDVTTYIGGNLAVGQDDFDETRTLFREMGFDRVFDSKTDPEDAIEALRADLDVRPSETERESQTISA; this is encoded by the coding sequence ATGACGAAGACAGTCATCCTCGGCGTGATCGGGTCCGATGCCCACGTTGTCGGGATTACCATCCTGGAACAAGCGTTTGAGGCGGCCGGATTCAACGTCGTCAACCTCGGAGTGCAGACCTCCCAAGACGAGTTCGTCGACGCCGCAACCGCCCACGACGCCGAGGCTGTACTCGTCTCCTCGCTCTACGGTCACGCGGAGCAAGACTGTGAGGGACTCCACCAGGAGATGCAGGACGCCGATCTCGAGGACGTTACGACCTACATCGGCGGCAACCTCGCCGTCGGGCAGGACGACTTTGACGAGACCCGCACGCTGTTCCGCGAGATGGGCTTCGACCGCGTCTTCGACTCCAAGACCGATCCGGAGGACGCCATCGAAGCGCTTCGGGCCGATCTGGACGTTCGCCCGTCGGAAACCGAGCGGGAGAGCCAGACCATCTCCGCGTAA
- the gdhB gene encoding glutamate dehydrogenase GdhB gives MASHQQSAVSTEEQQATETAEPETALETARRQLERAAAHLEIDDSVLERLEHPAKVSEVSVPLERDDGEVEVFTGYRAQHDSVRGPYKGGLRYHPEVTRDECVGLSMWMTWKCAVMDLPFGGAKGGVVVNPKSLSDGEKERLTRRFTQEIRSVIGPTTDIPAPDMGTDPETMAWIMDAYSMQEGETIPGVVTGKPPVVGGSYGREEAPGRSVAIVTRETCDYYDYPLSDTTVAVQGFGSVGANAARLLEEWGATIVAVSDVNSAIYDADGIDVGAIPSHDEEPEAVTAYATETPDITRISNEALLELDVDVLVPAAVGNVLTADNAADVAADIVVEGANGPTTFAAAAILEERGVHVIPDILANAGGVTVSYFEWLQDINRRKWSLERVHEELESEMVGAWSAVRDEVESKNVTWRDAAYVVALSRVAEAHEMRGLWP, from the coding sequence AGTGTCTACCGAGGAGCAGCAGGCGACCGAGACGGCCGAACCCGAAACCGCACTCGAGACCGCACGCAGACAACTCGAGCGCGCCGCGGCCCACCTCGAGATCGATGATTCCGTCTTAGAGCGCCTCGAACACCCGGCGAAGGTTTCGGAAGTGAGCGTCCCGCTCGAGCGCGACGATGGCGAGGTAGAGGTCTTCACCGGCTATCGCGCTCAGCACGACAGTGTCCGCGGCCCCTACAAGGGCGGACTGCGCTACCACCCCGAGGTCACGCGCGACGAGTGCGTCGGCCTCTCGATGTGGATGACCTGGAAGTGCGCCGTCATGGACCTCCCCTTCGGCGGCGCGAAGGGTGGCGTCGTCGTCAACCCCAAATCGCTGAGTGACGGCGAGAAGGAGCGACTCACGCGCCGGTTCACGCAGGAAATCCGGTCGGTCATCGGTCCGACGACGGACATCCCCGCACCTGACATGGGAACCGATCCCGAGACGATGGCCTGGATCATGGACGCTTACAGTATGCAGGAAGGGGAGACTATCCCCGGCGTCGTCACCGGCAAACCGCCCGTCGTCGGCGGCTCTTACGGCCGCGAGGAAGCACCAGGTCGCAGCGTCGCCATCGTTACGCGCGAGACCTGCGACTACTACGACTACCCGCTCTCCGATACGACGGTGGCCGTCCAGGGCTTCGGGAGCGTCGGCGCGAACGCCGCCCGCCTGCTCGAGGAGTGGGGCGCGACCATCGTCGCCGTCAGCGACGTCAACAGCGCGATCTACGACGCCGACGGGATCGACGTCGGGGCGATCCCCTCCCACGACGAGGAGCCGGAGGCGGTTACCGCGTACGCGACCGAGACCCCCGACATCACCCGGATATCGAACGAAGCGCTGCTCGAACTCGACGTTGATGTTCTCGTCCCCGCCGCTGTCGGCAACGTTCTCACCGCGGACAACGCCGCCGATGTCGCGGCCGACATCGTCGTCGAAGGCGCGAACGGTCCGACGACGTTCGCCGCCGCCGCCATCCTTGAGGAGCGCGGCGTCCACGTGATCCCCGATATCCTCGCCAACGCGGGCGGGGTGACGGTGAGCTATTTCGAGTGGCTCCAGGACATCAACCGCCGGAAGTGGAGCCTCGAGCGCGTCCACGAGGAACTCGAATCCGAGATGGTCGGCGCTTGGTCGGCCGTTCGAGACGAGGTCGAGTCGAAGAACGTGACCTGGCGCGACGCCGCCTACGTCGTCGCGCTGTCGCGGGTCGCCGAGGCCCACGAGATGCGTGGACTCTGGCCCTGA
- a CDS encoding lipoate--protein ligase family protein: MSDLADQEWRLIRDDPRAGDVQMAVEEIAARTALEDDLRTVRVYSWEPSTLSLGYRQDPETVDWDYCEREGIGVTRRQTGGGGIYHDRNADISYTIVAPADEVPGNLMDCYDLFCQPVLEGLQRMGVDADFAGAEQSSIYQPSCYLRDINPAHDVVAPAGEGADAKKISGNAQYRQRNVVIQHGSISYDLEPAHHVGVFDTDLERETFTDRVTSIREEAGIDREEAVDTLATALGEWCDADESGWREGELEAAHELADRKFGADGWIRNREVLEATER; the protein is encoded by the coding sequence ATGAGCGACCTCGCCGATCAGGAGTGGCGGCTGATTCGAGACGACCCTCGTGCTGGCGACGTACAGATGGCCGTCGAGGAAATCGCCGCGCGGACGGCACTCGAGGACGACCTGCGAACCGTCCGCGTCTACTCGTGGGAGCCGAGTACGTTATCGCTGGGGTACCGCCAGGACCCCGAGACGGTCGACTGGGACTACTGCGAGCGCGAAGGAATCGGCGTTACGCGCCGCCAGACCGGCGGCGGCGGCATCTACCACGATCGCAACGCCGACATCTCCTACACGATCGTCGCGCCGGCCGACGAGGTGCCCGGGAACCTGATGGACTGTTACGACCTGTTCTGCCAGCCCGTGCTCGAGGGACTCCAGCGCATGGGTGTCGACGCCGACTTCGCGGGCGCCGAACAGTCGTCGATCTACCAGCCCTCCTGCTACCTCCGGGATATCAACCCGGCCCACGATGTCGTCGCACCGGCGGGGGAGGGGGCGGACGCAAAGAAGATCAGCGGCAACGCCCAGTACCGCCAGCGCAATGTCGTCATCCAGCACGGCTCGATCAGTTACGACCTCGAGCCCGCCCACCACGTCGGCGTCTTCGACACGGATCTCGAGCGCGAGACGTTCACCGATCGGGTGACGAGCATCCGTGAGGAAGCGGGGATCGACCGCGAGGAGGCCGTCGACACGCTCGCGACGGCGCTCGGGGAATGGTGCGACGCCGACGAATCGGGATGGCGCGAGGGCGAGCTCGAGGCTGCCCATGAGCTCGCCGACCGGAAGTTTGGCGCCGACGGCTGGATCCGGAATCGGGAGGTCCTCGAGGCGACCGAACGGTGA
- a CDS encoding phosphoribosyltransferase family protein, which translates to MNRAEKAALQLRAVDVLRMLKETRTYDELAETTALPAGDLNRYVNGHVLPGTERAREVVEDLGREALGQELEARIRVDDEGYVDNSSAVFDQPFLDLVAPVVANGFEFDRPDVVLTAATDGITLAASLASYYGTRCAYAKKRKETAVEEFIEARERLQSGIELTYYLPESAIEEGESVLVVDDLIRSGETQELLLDIVETADADVAGVFALIAAGEDGIERARGRTDAPIGALTTV; encoded by the coding sequence ATGAACAGAGCCGAGAAGGCCGCCCTTCAGCTGCGGGCCGTCGACGTGTTGCGGATGTTGAAAGAGACGCGGACCTACGACGAACTCGCCGAAACCACGGCCCTTCCGGCGGGCGACCTCAACCGATACGTCAACGGCCACGTCCTTCCCGGGACCGAACGCGCACGCGAGGTCGTCGAAGACCTCGGCCGAGAGGCGCTCGGGCAGGAACTCGAGGCCCGTATCCGGGTCGACGACGAGGGCTACGTCGACAACAGTTCGGCCGTCTTCGACCAGCCGTTTCTCGACCTCGTCGCTCCCGTCGTCGCCAACGGGTTCGAGTTTGATCGCCCCGACGTGGTGCTGACGGCTGCGACCGACGGCATCACCCTCGCCGCGTCGCTCGCGAGCTATTACGGGACCCGCTGTGCCTACGCGAAAAAGCGCAAGGAGACCGCCGTCGAGGAATTCATCGAGGCGCGCGAACGGCTCCAGTCGGGGATCGAACTCACCTACTATCTCCCCGAATCCGCCATCGAGGAGGGCGAGTCGGTACTCGTCGTCGACGACCTCATCCGCTCGGGCGAGACACAGGAACTCCTCCTCGACATCGTCGAAACCGCCGACGCCGACGTCGCCGGCGTCTTCGCGCTCATCGCCGCGGGCGAGGACGGCATCGAGCGCGCTCGAGGCCGAACCGACGCACCGATCGGTGCGCTGACGACCGTCTGA
- a CDS encoding class I SAM-dependent methyltransferase: MSEQRSRSAATTHGEISHPVFAAVYDLCPEPAVVEAERAYLARDLSGRVLELGCGTGDMFPFAVDAAADDLEYHAIEPDPHMRKRAANAARETGLAVDLRDARAESLPYPDESFDIVLAGVVFCTIQDPDAALEEVVRVLKPGGEFRFLEHVHADGWRGTGQELLDPLWKRGAGGCHLTRETVARFVSHDGLAVEEIDRLDIGVFPATPIVRGTLRRRQSGVLG; encoded by the coding sequence ATGTCCGAACAGCGCTCTCGATCCGCGGCGACGACGCACGGCGAGATCTCCCACCCCGTCTTCGCCGCGGTCTACGATCTGTGTCCGGAACCGGCGGTAGTCGAGGCCGAGCGAGCGTACCTCGCGCGCGACCTCTCGGGTCGGGTGCTCGAACTCGGCTGTGGCACCGGCGATATGTTCCCGTTCGCCGTCGACGCCGCCGCGGACGACCTCGAGTACCACGCGATCGAACCGGATCCACACATGCGCAAACGGGCAGCAAACGCTGCTCGTGAGACCGGTCTCGCTGTCGACCTCCGAGACGCGCGGGCCGAATCGCTGCCCTACCCCGACGAGAGCTTCGACATCGTCCTCGCCGGCGTCGTCTTCTGTACGATACAGGATCCGGACGCGGCGCTCGAGGAGGTCGTCCGGGTGTTGAAACCGGGCGGCGAGTTCCGCTTTCTCGAGCACGTCCACGCCGACGGCTGGCGCGGGACCGGCCAGGAACTGCTCGATCCGCTTTGGAAGCGCGGGGCCGGCGGCTGTCATCTCACCCGCGAGACCGTCGCGCGGTTCGTCAGCCACGACGGGCTCGCCGTCGAGGAGATAGACCGGCTCGATATCGGCGTCTTCCCGGCGACGCCGATTGTCCGGGGAACGTTGCGCCGCCGGCAGAGCGGCGTTCTCGGATAG